The Campylobacter hyointestinalis subsp. hyointestinalis nucleotide sequence TTAGCTTCTAACATAACGCCTGAATTTTTGATATTTGAGGCAAGATCTGCGTTTTTTATCTGCTCTATAGGTTTTAAAAATTCTTCTAATTTAGTTGCAAATTTACTTAAATTTGGATCTGATTTTATAGAGTTTATTAAGTCTACAACGTCTTTCGCAAAATTCGGTGCAACTTGAGCATTTTTGGCTTGATTTAAGACTTGCGGCTTAAAATTTCCGTCATTATTTGCTTTTAGTTGATCTAAAAGTTTATTTGTGAGCTGATTTAGTTTAACATCTATTTCGCTAAGCTCAGTAGGATGAGCGCTGTCTTTTTTAAATATGGTTTTGGGAGAGCTTAGGTCTTTTTTCTCGTCTTTTTGGTTTATTTGAGTATTTGGAGTGCTATTGTTGTTTGTTATTATCATCTAATACCTCGCTTAGCATCATACTATGCGAATTTCCTACGCTAAAAGCGTTGTTTGGTTTAGTAACGTTTTTTTGAAAAGATGCAAATATAAGTAAAAATAGCGAAGCGCAAATATAAAAATATAAAAATCCAAAATGCGTGAAATAATATATCAATAAACCTATGATAAGCGGAGCTAAAAGCGATCCTGCGATATAGCTAAATAGTATAGCGCTACTTACTTCTACATATCTGTTTTTATCGGTTACTACGTCATTTGCTCTAGCTACTGCTAGGGCGTAAAGTACAAAAATACCAGCACCCAAAAAGAACGTAAAAAAATACTGCATATAGATACTTGGCTTGATGATGATAAAAAACAAAGACGACGTAAAAGTGATGAACGAAGCTAAGATAATGGCGTATTTTCTACCAAATTTATCTGAAAATTTACCAAATAATGCGTGAGAGATAAATCCCCCTACCATAGCTACGACTATTAAATTTCCTGCTTCTTTAGCAGAATATCCTTGATCTAATACAAAAAGCGTAGCCATAGAAAAAAAGCCGTTCATACAAAGTCCAGAGATGATCCCCGTACAAAGCGCTAAAGGTGCGATACTAAAAATTTTTGGAAAACTTATCTTTATGGGTGCGGGGACTTGTGGTGCGTGAATTTTTAGTAAATTTAAAGGTATTGCTCCAAAGATTATAAATATTGTTCCTATTAAAAATATCTCATTTGCATCTAAATTTAGACTCATTATCATAGCGCCTATACCAAAAGATGCGTAAAATACTATTTCATAAAACGACAAGACGCGCGAGCGAGTTGCATTTTTACTCTTTGCATTTAACCAGCTTTCTATGACTA carries:
- a CDS encoding MFS transporter, whose translation is MSFIFIANGLVVSSASLLLTQMGAHRLQIGIVISFFFIGALVCTIVSHKLISKVGHIRAYTIFTAIFALSALSHSISNNLIFWAVLRFVLGFSYYSITIVIESWLNAKSKNATRSRVLSFYEIVFYASFGIGAMIMSLNLDANEIFLIGTIFIIFGAIPLNLLKIHAPQVPAPIKISFPKIFSIAPLALCTGIISGLCMNGFFSMATLFVLDQGYSAKEAGNLIVVAMVGGFISHALFGKFSDKFGRKYAIILASFITFTSSLFFIIIKPSIYMQYFFTFFLGAGIFVLYALAVARANDVVTDKNRYVEVSSAILFSYIAGSLLAPLIIGLLIYYFTHFGFLYFYICASLFLLIFASFQKNVTKPNNAFSVGNSHSMMLSEVLDDNNKQQ